The window GTTCTTAGGGAGTGTGGGTTAGACCAATTCGGAACTATATATGCTGATTATAGTCTAGCGACTACGATTATAAAAAGACATAGCGAACTGATTATATAAACGCACAGATATGGCCTTGGATATAGGTGTTTCTAACTTTATATTTCATACGGAGTGAATGCTTCTAACAATTCATCCTCACTGCACTCATCTGCGTTACACATTCTATTTCATGGGAAACCAAGCTGGTCAAAACCTCACTTTCGTCCTGGTCTTTTTCTTTCTATATAATCCCAATTTGTATAGAGGAACATGTAAATATTTCTTAGTTTCTGTCTATTTTGCAAAGCTGTAGTCGGTATCCTGTTTTTGTTAAAATGAGGTTCATTATTAGCTTCTGGAGGAAGCACTTTCTCCTGTAAACTACTTGAGTAATGTCCAAACCTCATTTTTGCTCCTGCTTTTTCTGTATTCCATAATTTTTATAGATGGGCGTTTATTTATATTTCTTAGTTTCTGTTTTGCAAAGCTGTAGTGTGTATTATGTTTCTTTCTTATTAGCTTCTGCAGAAGCACTTTGCTTTACATCTCTTCTGGCGACTTATTTATTTTTTATTTGGTGGAATCAGGAGATAACAAAGTTCATAAACCACTGCAATGAGGTGAAGGCAGCCACTGCTGCAAACAAAGAAGGCGGCCAACTGAGTATTGTCAAAAATCCTCCAGAGTCAGATAGTGGTGGAAAGAAATAGTAGTTTCCAAGTTGTGGATGTAGAGAATATAGATGGTCTGCGAAAAAAACTCTAAACATGACACTATTGAACATCTTTTGTGCTGATGTTGTCCTATTAGATTCCTTACTCTTGTGTTTCCTTGTTCAGCTTCAGTGCATTGACTACTTTGTACCTTGATACCAAATTCTAAGTTTGAAGTTTTGTTTTTAACCAGTACCATTTGAAGTTTTGTTTTTAACCAGTACCATTTGAAGTTTTGTTTTTAGGGTGATATGGATGTTCTTCATATTCGAAACCAGAAGTTCACTGAGATTTGCATGTTGTGATCTTTTGATCTGTAAAAGCATTAAATGATTTTAAATCTTGATTTTACAGATCTATGTCTGCTATTTTTTTTCCTTTTCTTTCTGGGTTACATATGGGGGTCATTGTTTTTCTTTTTTTTTCTTTTTTTGGTCAAGGGGGTCATTGTTTTTCTTCTACCCTCCTTACCGCGATTTCAATTTTTACATGTCTTTTTCTTGGTACAAATTGAATGTAATTTTCCCATTGTAACAGTTGCAAATTGCTAATGTAGAATCTCTTGCTATTCAAAATGTATACATCTTTATTGAACGTCTGGTATACAGAACTATTTCCCCTCAAAAGGACTGATGCAGACGCATGAGTGAAGTTGATGTGGATCCGAGTCATCCAAGCTAATGGTCCAGGCTTACCAATTATGGTCTTGATTTGTAATGATATGAATTGGACCTATTGTTTGCAGCACTTGGCTACTTTGCGCTCCAGTGAAAGGCCTAATTACGCATTACAATTTACAAGAGTGGCTCGTGATCAATATTTTGAAGGACAAAATTTAGATAAACAGGTAACTTGGCAATATAAGTTCAAGAGCCTATTTCTATCAATTGAAGATTAACGGAGATTAATTCTATCAATGAAACAGGGTCCAAGATTATAGCAATGAGTGACGACAAATGACCTTCCTGACAATGCCACCAAGCATGGGGCAGCAGACCCAAAACTCAGAAGCACTAATAATTGTTTTCCTTGGAAATTAGGTGTGTGTATTTTCTACTCACTCCTTTTTGTAGCAAGGAGTGCAGCGTTGGCAAGCACCATCTGATGGAGTCCTCAAACTCAATGTTGCTGGGGCTCTTCTGCCTAATGGTCTAACTAGAGGAATTGGGGGTGTCCTCAGAAACCATACAGGGAATTTTGTAGCTGTTTTTGCTCATAAAGTTCAGTTTGTTTCCTCAGCTAAGCAAACAGAGCTTGTAGCAATAAAGCAGGGTCTCAAGATGCTTCAAGATAAACATATTTCAGTGTGTATAGTTGAATCTGATTGTCTAACTGATGTCCAAGATTTACAGCAGGAGGATCACTTGCAACTGGAATTTGGCAATCTGCTAGATGACATTAAGAGACAATTGCAACACAACAATGGAGTAAATGTGGTTTTTGCTCCAAGGACTGCAAATGCAGTCGCTGTCGCTCATAGGCTTGCAGCTGAAGCCTTTGAATCTTCACAGAACAACGACGGGGAGAGTATTCCTCCAAATTTGCTTAGTGATGTACTAAGTTTTGATCATAATCCTTTAAACTAGTGCAATGAAAAGTTCAGTTTATGACTCAAAAAAAAGTTAATACTATTGGATTGAACCAAAAGAAAGAAAGAAAAACAATTGAAGACAAGCCTATTGTGTTATGTATGCACAATTGTGTAATTATATAATTGTGTTTTGACTTCCAAAATGTTTATCTTTATTATTTATATATATATACACACACACATACAGAACTATTTTTTAGAGTATATAATATTACCGTATGTTTAATCAAGTTTGAAAATGAGAATATTCTTTTCAATGTAGTTATGAATAACTAATGGACTCTTAAACATAAGCACTTGTTGTAGTGAAGTAACAACTCACCTTAATAAAAGCGACATAAAGAGCATTCCAGATTCGTAAGGAGTTTCAAAAAAATTAATTGTTACAACTATTAATTTCAAATGTGGCTTTGGTAAACAGTTTAATACATGAGAATAAGAAGCACGGTAAGTGTTTCTTGTTTGTTCTACAAAAAGAGAAGTACATACATGATTTTGGTAGTGTTATTGTTTTGTCGTTGAACATTTTTTTTATTTAAAACAGTTCGATGGTAGTTAAAAAAGTGGTTGTTTTTATTTTTGATGGTAATATTTTTAGTTTTTTGTATAAAACAGGAATTTCTTTTTGGATGACAAGAAACAAGGACGATAAGGTGGGGGAAGTGATCCCCCTCTTGCATACGCCTCTCTGTCATTTTCCTCTTTATACAAGTCAAAAGCCACCCAATTCTCCGTTTTCCCCAGACGCCATCTCCGCCGTCCCTTCACCACCACGCGTATCCAACCGTTCACTCATTCCCCTCCCCCCAATTTCCACGTGCTTCTGGAACAGACGCTCCAGGTCCCCTGCCATTGGTCGCCATCATCCACGCGTCACCCCAGCGCGTAGGTCACGATTCCCCAAACAACAAACAAGTGGGCCCCCAACTGGGCTCAGATACTCTGAGGTAATTAATTACCGTAACGCAAAAAAAAGAAGAAGAAAAAACAGAAAAACAGAAGCCACCAGCATTAGCTTAGAAAGGCCATTTAAGGATGACTCGACGGTGATGGATTAATAGACCAAGACCACCACCACGCTCTTTCACAATACCCACCTAACATTCATTCTCCGACAGCCACGCCGCCGTCGTCATGGGTGCCGAACAACCCGTAAAGTTTCCATCTTTATTTTTCATCTTTCAGTTGGTTTGGTTTGTTCATTTGTGTAGTGAAATGTGTTATAGGGTCTAAACTCTCAACTTAATTCGGTGTTGTGTGCAGGTGGTGGAGAGAGAAAGTGAAGAGCTGGAGGCGAGGGAGAGAAATGAGAGGGAGGAAGAGGAGGAGGAGGAGGAGATGAGGAGAGAGCAGGAAAAGAAAGATGCTGAGGGTTTTGAGCAGCAGCAACAACAACAGAGTCAGAGAGATGATGTTCGTATGTCAATGTTGCAGAGGCTTAATCCTACAAACCCTTTGAGGATTGCTATTAATCCTAAAACCAGAAGCGCTGCTCCTCCTCCTCCTCCTCCCATGAGGTTCCAACAGGCCCATAATGTCAGAGTTCCTACTGCTACAGCTACCCCTTCTCCATCTCCTTCTGACTTGTCTCATCAGTCTCGCGAAACTCCTCCTCCTCTTCCGCATTCCCAGCCTCGCTCTACTCCAACCCCTCAAGTATGTCTCGTCAAACATCTTAATTTCTGTCGGAAGATAAAGTCGATTTGTTTTCTATCTATGAGTTTTCGGCCATAATTTTGAAGTTATTAGTTAGAGTTTTGATGCCTTTTGTTTTTCTGTAACTGTTTCTGAATTGTTGACCAGCCATCCATTACAACATTGAACTCAAGAAAGTACACCAACAAGTTTTCTTTGTTCCTTTTCGTTGTGCACATGGTGGCGGCTATTGGGCTAGTTGGTTTTCTTCTGTTCAAGGGAGTTCAAGGTCTGATAAAAGATTCAGGCAGTGTTTCAAGAAAGGAGAAAAGGGTGTTGCGGTACTTTCTACCGCAAGTCGAAGCTGCATCTCTTATGAGCATTACTCTTGCATTTGCCTGGCAAAAGGCATATAGGAAATGGCCTAAGTTTATGGTACATTTCATACTGTGGACCACTTTTGTCATGACATTATCTGCTGGAATCCTACTAATTTGTTTCCAAAAGCCTGCTACTACTGGTGTCGGAGTCTGTCTCATTGGCTTTGCCATTGGGAATAGCTTGTACGCTTGTTGGATCACACCGCGGATAGGATTTTGTAGTAAGGTATTGATCAAGTCGCTCGAACCTGTGTCAAAGTTCCCTGATTTGAATCAACCCACTTACTGGATGCTTGGGATCGGATTCTTGTGGATGTCTCTATGGATTTTAGCAGTGATTGGATCCATGAATTTCTACTTTACTCCATTAGTGATAATTTTATTGGTATTGAGCCTTTGTTGGACAGCCGAAGTAATGCGGAATGTAGCTAATATAACTGTGAGTAGGGTGATTGCTTTATATTATCTGAGAGGAATGCAGTCCAATACTCAGTTTTGTTTCCAGAGAGCCTTGAGTAAAAGTCTTGGAAGTGCTTGTTTTGGATCTCTGTTTGTGCCTGCAATTGAAGCACTGAGAATCGTTGCACGGGCTTTAAATCTACTTGAGGGAGAGGATGAGTTCATGTTTTCTTGTGCGCATTGCTGTCTCCATGTCATGCAGTCCATCTTCCGATATGGCAATGGCTGGGCCTTTGTTCAGGTACCTTCACTTAAGTCATTAGCTATATCTTTTTGAATCAATTCTCTCCAACATTTGCATATCATGCGCAAAGCAATAAAAAAAGTCCACCATTGGTCCATAGCTTCTTTCCCAATCAGAACGGCTCAATATGTCAATAGAACAAATTGCTTTTTTTGTTTTGTTTTAAAAATCATATATAATAACATGGATAACGAATTATGCTGACAGCTGATATTTTCTTCCGCTTGTTTGTGTCAATGAGATTATCTGTAAGTGAGTAGTTGCCAAAAGGTCCTACCTGCTATAAAATAGTTCATTTTCTGACTGATTAAACGGACCAAATTAGATGAAAGTTCTGTCTGAAGTGTGTAATCTATTTATTAGCGCTAAAGTTTCAATCATTCTTAAATATCCTGAGTGGTCATGAAGTTTTCAGAATAATTCAGAGCTATTATCATATAATTTCATATTCGTTAGCAAGTAATTTTTTTCTGAATTCCTATCTATGACAATTTTTATGTATATCTGGGAATTCTAATTCAACTTGATGTTTTGTTAAGTGAATAATATCTTGTCAACTAACTTCTGATTAGTATTTCTTTTTCTCAATTAATTATCATGCAGTCACCATCCAATACCTCTAATTTTATATGAAGTGATCCATATGTTATCAATGGTTAACATTTTTAGTAATGAACTCAAATTAGATATAAATTTAACTTATTGTAAATCAATTACTACCAGATAGCAGCATATGGCAAAGATTTTGTGAGGGCATCACAAGAGACTTGGGAGCTCTTTGAAAGGCAAGAAGGAGTTGTGCACATCGTGGATTCCGACATCACCAGCTCAATTTGCTTCCTGACCGGCGTCTGCAGTGGCTCTATGTGCGTCATAGTTGTGGCTGCTTGGACCGCCAGAGTACACCTAAGTTTCATGGCCACCATTTCCCTGCTTGCATTCTTCATTGGATACCTTATGGTAGGTGGCCCTTATTTGACTAGTATATCTTCATACTTTAACATTCATCTAAACGCATATAAATCATGTGATCAACTTGGCCATTCTTTAATCTTTGCTGTTTGGCTATTCAATATACGTACCTAACTTGTATCAATTCTTATTAACTTGATGTTTTTCAGACCAGAATAGCAATGGCACTACCACATGCCTGTGTAGGTTGTTACTACGTATGCTGGGCAGAGAATCCAGACAACAGATTATTTGACAAAACAATGAAGGATCGTCTTGCCTTGATGAATTCTGGTCGAGATATACTCGCCGCCACACCTCGAGTCCCTCACCGGTTCGCAGCAAGGTAATAGACAGTGACTCTAGCATTAACACCTTGCCTCCCACACTCTTCTGGAGGAGTTGCATAAGACTCCCCACACTCACGCTTCGATGAATCAATTTTTGCATGAACCTTCCTCTTGCAACATTTATGCGAGAGAGTCGTCACGAAAAGTAAGAGAGAAGCTAAGTTGTATATACACCTGAGGCATACAGTCACTATCTTTGGTTACTATCTATGGGACATGAAGAAAAACCAAACGAGCTCCATTGAAACATTGTAAAGCTACAAGAGAGAAATTGAGAGAGAGAGATGGTGATTGCTGATGGAGAAATTTGAAGGAGAGCGCTGAAGCATTATTGAAGGTAGCGGTACTATTGGGAGCTAGGAACGTGGAGAGCCCACTGAGATTCCAATGAACAAGGCCAAAAGCAAGCGTCTTTTGAACGCGTCCTTTGTTTAATCTAATACTTGGGCATATCCCATATGCTTCTAAGACATAGACAACTATTCTTCTGTAGTTATTCATTTTTTGATTCAATGTAATCTCATCTTGTAGATATATCTTCGACTTTGTGATTCAAAGTTTGACCTTTCTTCTAGTCTTTATGGCCAAAAATAGTAATAATCAGGCTTAGACTTAATAGATTAATGCACATTGTTGATCAGTGATCTTGACATAATTAGTGTGTTTCGAATTAGACTGAATCAGAAAGATTAATGGATAAATGCTCCTAAATTTACCACTTCATTCTATTAAAAAAAAAAAAACAAACAAACAAACAAACCACCCATTCTCTTCCATTTCAGTAAAAGATCCACCCTCTCCATTTTGAGGTCTTGAGGATACGTTTATAAGATACTGCAAAAAAAATAGGTTTGCTCATATGAGAGACAACGTTTATGGACCGCGATAAATGTATCTAAACCACATCTATTAAACATACAAACATTAATTATTACAACTTAAAACTATGCATATATTTTTAACCGTCAGATTCATTTGTCCCAAACAATCTTTTAAAACTGTGAAAAAAGATGCAAATCGTAAAGCAATTTCACCCTCCTTAATATTATAAGAAACCGCTTTCCTCAACGGTGCTTTATCCTGAAGACCTAAAGTCTTCCTTTTCAGTAGGTCTCCGGAAACCCAATAAGTGTAGTGGCAAGCACTGTGAGTGTGAGATAGAGATATCACAAATTTTGTTCGACTTTTATATCCGCAATTGATTCTTAGTTGAGAAAGCAGCCCTCTGCCCATTTGTATATGGTATCTCTCATAATGCAAACCCACCGCTTAGGGATGTTTAGTAGTTATATCAATCAACTAAATCAAACTAAAGTCTTATTATTTTGTTATTCACATCTCATTTATAATAAGAATCAATCATGAAACATAATCAAATGAGTAGTTTGTAAGTAACTTCAGTCGCTCCACTGTCTAGGTTCTCTAGACACAACTAGTAAACAAGGGCTGTCGAGGAGCCCTAACGAATTCACCACTTAATCAGCCGTCAAACTCATCTCTTCTAGCGCGCGCCTTTAGACTGCACTAAAAACCTTGATCTCTCGAATGTCAAGATCCGTCGCTCAACTCTGAGCCTTGTCTAAAAAAACACTCTTAATCGCTGTAACCAACCGCTGCGACTGAACTCCTTGACACGTCATGACCACGTCGCTTCAGAAACCTTAGTGAAGTTTCTCCATTCAATAAAATTAAAGAAGCTCCTCCATGCCTATAAAATCATATAAATCTCAAGTCTACATAGTATAATATATCAACAAGTATATGATGAGATTTGGTCTATAACTTGTGCACGTAACAAACAACCAAGGCTGTTTGTTTGTCTGTTTGTTAATTTGTAGGGCACGTTCAATCTTATACCTTTCAATTCCACAAGCACAAAATTCTTAGATTAACTCGAAACACAAACCCTCGTTTCATAAATTTATAAGACACTTCACACAATGTTTTGTAATTTAGCCTGACATATATGCAATTAAAAATAAAAAAAACATATTTCGGAAAAAAAATCGAGTTTTTTAACTTATCTTTGTGAGCTGTTACGTAGTTTTTCATGTATAATATCTCATGCCAAAGCAAAGCATGCCTGTGTTTTTAATTTTCTCCAATTGTTAATCGCAACAAGTGTGTAGGTTTGGTATATATATACATGCCATCTCTACGTCCAAAATTGTCAAGGAGAAGTTGCTAGAACATGACAAGTCACCAACTTAGGCATTATGCAAAGTCTTCAATCATAATGATTAATGACAGCTATAGATACGATATGGTATTATACCGTCGATATAGCACTATACGATTTGGTGTAGCACAACATGGGATGTTCGATGAATCTCTCTCTCTCTCTCTAGTTCGTGAAAATCTGCTATCGGTTTCTAGGATCACAGTCTGCTAACAACATTGATCAGGTGGAAAGATCTGTGACTTAGTTTCATGATCTTTCCTAGCATTGCTGGGAGAATAAAGTGCCCCTCAAGGGAATGAGAGGAATACGCGCGAGCAAGGAGCTTGTTACATAAAACTGATTAACCCATCAGTTAGTTTTGAAAAGGACTAAAATTACCTCTCATATATTGTTGAATATAGATAATGTTTATTTAATTCTTAGGGGTATAAAAGTAAGAAAAATTTAAAATTCAACAACATAAACAGTAAATTAGTTTGACTGATAAGATGACTATAAGTTGAGAGACGTCAACTAACCCAATAACAATCCAACATGGTTGAGAATGGAAGTAGGAAAGGATTTTACAACTAACCTAAAAACAAAAACACCAAAAAAATGGTTAGTTAGTTCGGTAAGTTGAATTGGTTACGTTGAACAAGACTGAAACTAATACGCTCATATTTAATCGACCAAAATTTTCCACAAAACCACAAAGCAAATTGAGCAAGAAGACTCTGAAAGCTTGTTACAAACCCCTAAAGTGAAGATTTTCTGTTCTTTGGAGCATTATTTATCCCTCGTTTTCTCTTCTTTGTGAATGTACCGATAGGGAACCACAAAGAAAGCAGAAAACTCATTGAACTTGAGGAGTTTAGGGATTTAATTGGGAACGAATAAAGCTCGAGCTTACAAAATGGCTCAAGCATACAATATCACGTATAGATCCAAAACCTCTTTCAATGTGTGTTACAACAAATCACGAACGCATGCGACCGGGCTATGGAATGCTGAAAACGCCTGGGTTGCATCTCTCCCACTGCTCATCATCCAACTCCTCTCCATCTTGTTGCTCAGTCACATTCTTGCCTACCTCCTCAAACCCTTGCGCCAACCTCGCATTGTTGCTAATATTCTGGTGAGTACCAGTAATGCTTATTTGCTTTTCATTTCGGTACGTACAATGCTGCATGCGATTGATTATAATAGAGCATGGATTCGTTATCTGTGTGCAGGCTGGAGTTCTGTTAGGTCCATCTGTGTTTTCGATCCCGAAGATTGTGGGAGTGACCATAACTCCTTTTGATAGCATAATCACCTTAGAGACTATGGCAAACTTGGGGCTTGTGTACCATGTTTTCATGATCGGGTTAGACTTCGAAATCAGACCAGTAGTACGTGCAGGGACAAAGGCTATCAGCATTGCCGTCGCCGGAGTAGCCTTTGCCATCCCCGCCGGGTGGCTCTTGCATACCTATGTCCTCTTCAGAGACTTCGAAACTGTGAAAGACAAAAGCAATTTGAAAAACGTAGCCTATGGCCCCATCTTCTGGGGAATTATCCTCGCCGGCACCAACTTCGCTGATCTCACCCAAATTCTTGCCGACTTCAAGCTTCTCCACTCGGAGGTGGGAAGACTAGCCTTATCCGGTGCCATTATCTCTGACGTGTCATCTTGGTTTCTTTTTCTTGTGGTGATGGCTATACTCGGCGATGGTAAATTGTACACGGTGTTGTTAACCTTTGGCTTCATTGCATTCTGTGTCTTCATACTTAGGCCAGCTCTGGCCAGGGCAATGTGTTACACCACGAAAGATGACAGCTATAGTGATGCCCAAATATGTTGTATTCTGTTTGGGATTGTATTGTGCGGATTGATAACCGATGCCTGCGGTGGACATTCCATCGTCGGACCTTTCATGTTGGGAGCAATTATGCCTAAGGGGATGCACTTCAAACAAATGTTCAAAGATCGTGTTGGAAAGTTTGTGAAAAGCCTTTTCATGCCCCTCTTTTACTTGGTCATCGGGGTGAGATTCAATTCCTTCTGGCTTTTTGGTGATTTCAATCAGCAGCTGAAAACTGAATCAAACGTGGCTCAGCTTGTTGGGGTGATCATCCTGGCTTTCGGAGCGAAGAGTGTCGGCACTTTCATCGCTGCTTTGTTCAACAAAATGACAATTCGAGATAGTTTAGTTCTGGGAATCCTCATGAACACTAAAGGCTTATTGGCACTCATTATACTCAGCTCCTCTCTTGACCTAAAGGCTTTGGACAACCAAACATATGGAGTAATGTTGGTTGCAGTTTGGGCAATGACGGTTCCGGTCGGACCTTTCCTAGCCCTCTTCTGCAAGTCCACCAAGAGTTCTACACTAAATCAACATAGAAGCATACAAGGTGTAGGAGCTGAAACAGAGCTTCGAATCCTTGCATGCACCCACACTGCGAGCAATGCATCCGGCATCATAAGCCTCATCGAGGCCTCCAATCCGTCCAGCAAATCCCCAATTCATGTCTTAGCTGTCAAACTGGTCGAACTTACTGACCATAACGCTGCCATGCTAATCGTACATGATGCTTGCCACAAAACCGGAGCAGATGGCAACAAGCTACAGTCTGACTTCAGCTGCAATGCATTTGAGAACTATGCAAGGAAAAGAGAGAATGTCTCTGTCCAGTCACTCACTGCTGTGTCTGCCTACTCTACTATGCACGAGGATATATGCAACATGGCTAACGAGAAGGATGTCAACCTCATAATCATCCCGTTCCGAATGCAAACTACCATCGATGGAGTCCCAGATGATCGTTATGATCCTCTTCTTGCAGAAATCAGTAAGAAGGTGACGGAAAATGCAAAGTGCTCTGCAGGTCTTTTTGTTGATTCTGGACTTGTCACATCCAGAATTACAGACTTCCAAAATGCTTCTATGGAGTCCCACAAATACGCCATGTTTTTCATTGGAGGGCCAGATGATCGAGAGGCACTAGCGTACGCATGGAGGATGGCAGGGCATCCTAAGGTAAACTTAACAGTTATACGGTTCACTCCAAGTAAAGAGGCATGGGAGGAGAGCAGTCATAGCGGTAAGGAACACACGGCATATGAAAACATTAGGCAGCAGAAACAACTTGACGACGCATGCATAGATGAGTTCAAACTGAAGTCCATGAATGAACCGTCTATAGTTCTGTGTGAGAAGCTGGCCAATAATCTGGAAGAAATTATCAATATAGTAAGCACCATGGAAGGTCAATATCAGCTGTACATAGTGGGAAGAGGTCATGATGGTTGCTCTCCAATAACACTACCATCGTTCGAATCCATCAGGACCAATAAGCTTGGAACTTTGGGGGAGACGTTGGCATCTTCGAGCTTACTGGGAAGTACATCCCTTCTTATAATGCAGTAGGGTGCTTCCATAGATGAACTAGATGAAGAAAAAATGGGATGTAGCGGAACATTCTGGGGATATAACTAGGCAAAACCAAGACACCAAAGATTCCTTGTTTAAAACTAGGATGTAGCAGACTAAACTAGGTGTATATATGTACCAGATAAGATATTAGAAATTCAGGGGTTGAAGAATACAGTTCTTGTATCACAAACAACATTTCAATCTAAACTCTCAGTGCTCAAACCAATCTACACCTGATTAGCCAATGACACAACTAAGACTAATTCGTAAATTTACTACCCAAATGGCCAAATGTTAGGAGGAAACAGTGTGAACGTCAAACTAATAATAATAATAATAATATAGAAGCAATAACCTTATCGATCAATGATTTATTTCACAAGAAATGGTCTTGCTATGTAATGCCCATCAAAATAAGTTCCCTACATGTAGAAAAAGATGAAGAGAAAAAGAAAACTCTTGTATTGAAAACATTTAGGTTACAACC of the Fragaria vesca subsp. vesca linkage group LG6, FraVesHawaii_1.0, whole genome shotgun sequence genome contains:
- the LOC101310049 gene encoding uncharacterized protein LOC101310049 codes for the protein MTLLNIFCADVVLLDSLLLCFLVQLQCIDYFLQIANVESLAIQNVYIFIERLHLATLRSSERPNYALQFTRVARDQYFEGQNLDKQQGVQRWQAPSDGVLKLNVAGALLPNGLTRGIGGVLRNHTGNFVAVFAHKVQFVSSAKQTELVAIKQGLKMLQDKHISVCIVESDCLTDVQDLQQEDHLQLEFGNLLDDIKRQLQHNNGVNVVFAPRTANAVAVAHRLAAEAFESSQNNDGERISFWMTRNKDDKVGEVIPLLHTPLCHFPLYTSQKPPNSPFSPDAISAVPSPPRVSNRSLIPLPPISTCFWNRRSRSPAIGRHHPRVTPARRSRFPKQQTSGPPTGLRYSEVVERESEELEARERNEREEEEEEEEMRREQEKKDAEGFEQQQQQQSQRDDVRMSMLQRLNPTNPLRIAINPKTRSAAPPPPPPMRFQQAHNPRSTPTPQPSITTLNSRKYTNKFSLFLFVVHMVAAIGLVGFLLFKGVQGLIKDSGSVSRKEKRVLRYFLPQVEAASLMSITLAFAWQKAYRKWPKFMVHFILWTTFVMTLSAGILLICFQKPATTGVGVCLIGFAIGNSLYACWITPRIGFCSKVLIKSLEPVSKFPDLNQPTYWMLGIGFLWMSLWILAVIGSMNFYFTPLVIILLVLSLCWTAEVMRNVANITVSRVIALYYLRGMQSNTQFCFQRALSKSLGSACFGSLFVPAIEALRIVARALNLLEGEDEFMFSCAHCCLHVMQSIFRYGNGWAFVQIAAYGKDFVRASQETWELFERQEGVVHIVDSDITSSICFLTGVCSGSMCVIVVAAWTARVHLSFMATISLLAFFIGYLMTRIAMALPHACVGCYYVCWAENPDNRLFDKTMKDRLALMNSGRDILAATPRVPHRFAAR
- the LOC101310341 gene encoding cation/H(+) antiporter 23, chloroplastic-like, which gives rise to MAQAYNITYRSKTSFNVCYNKSRTHATGLWNAENAWVASLPLLIIQLLSILLLSHILAYLLKPLRQPRIVANILAGVLLGPSVFSIPKIVGVTITPFDSIITLETMANLGLVYHVFMIGLDFEIRPVVRAGTKAISIAVAGVAFAIPAGWLLHTYVLFRDFETVKDKSNLKNVAYGPIFWGIILAGTNFADLTQILADFKLLHSEVGRLALSGAIISDVSSWFLFLVVMAILGDGKLYTVLLTFGFIAFCVFILRPALARAMCYTTKDDSYSDAQICCILFGIVLCGLITDACGGHSIVGPFMLGAIMPKGMHFKQMFKDRVGKFVKSLFMPLFYLVIGVRFNSFWLFGDFNQQLKTESNVAQLVGVIILAFGAKSVGTFIAALFNKMTIRDSLVLGILMNTKGLLALIILSSSLDLKALDNQTYGVMLVAVWAMTVPVGPFLALFCKSTKSSTLNQHRSIQGVGAETELRILACTHTASNASGIISLIEASNPSSKSPIHVLAVKLVELTDHNAAMLIVHDACHKTGADGNKLQSDFSCNAFENYARKRENVSVQSLTAVSAYSTMHEDICNMANEKDVNLIIIPFRMQTTIDGVPDDRYDPLLAEISKKVTENAKCSAGLFVDSGLVTSRITDFQNASMESHKYAMFFIGGPDDREALAYAWRMAGHPKVNLTVIRFTPSKEAWEESSHSGKEHTAYENIRQQKQLDDACIDEFKLKSMNEPSIVLCEKLANNLEEIINIVSTMEGQYQLYIVGRGHDGCSPITLPSFESIRTNKLGTLGETLASSSLLGSTSLLIMQ